Proteins co-encoded in one Ictalurus punctatus breed USDA103 chromosome 18, Coco_2.0, whole genome shotgun sequence genomic window:
- the arl10 gene encoding ADP-ribosylation factor-like 10, protein MFLLRHVRVALMAAAAAFGAAVFLTINFFYKRRVWTPEDYCVIKEEEEEHRQRQVLVLGLDGAGKSSVLQQLNGASSKRKCAPTRGFNFIRLHTPACDFDFLEIGGGEELRAYWADFLKRAHILLYVVDSSDRRRLSLAKDELHRLLSIDTRQLPVVILGNKQDKLDAVSVSELRDALSLGSVPDHRKLFLLQLSSAGESESCSLQSLRDLLIKLESDQN, encoded by the exons ATGTTCCTGCTCCGGCATGTTCGCGTTGCTCTAATGGCCGCCGCTGCCGCCTTCGGAGCCGCTGTGTTCCTGACCATAAACTTCTTCTACAAGAGGAGAGTGTGGACACCGGAAGACTACTGCGTCATTAAAGAG gaggaagaggagcacAGACAGAGGCAGGTCCTCGTCCTCGGCTTAGACGGCGCTGGGAAGAGCAGCGTTCTGCAGCAGCTGAACGGCGCATCTAGCAAAAGAAAGTGCGCCCCAACGCGTGGCTTCAACTTCATCCGTCTCCACACACCCGCCTGCGACTTCGACTTCCTAGAAA ttGGAGGCGGTGAGGAGTTGCGTGCGTACTGGGCCGATTTCCTGAAGAGGGCGCATATTTTGTTGTACGTGGTGGACTCCTCGGACAGAAGACGCCTCTCTCTGGCTAAAGATGAACTTCACCGCCTTCTCAGCATCGACACGCGACAGCTTCCAGTTGTAATACTGGGAAACAAACAG GACAAGCTGGACGCCGTCAGTGTGTCCGAGCTGCGTGACGCGCTCTCTCTGGGCTCGGTGCCGGATCACAGGAAGCTCTTCCTTCTCCAGCTCAGCTCTGCTGGAGAATCCGAGTCCTGCAGTCTCCAGAGTCTTCGGGATCTGCTCATCAAACTAGAGTCCGATCAAAACTAG
- the nop16 gene encoding nucleolar protein 16, with the protein MGKKASKRNTFNYNADRKKLQKKMINKYRPRIECAQIRKAWDIKKSAKRNMQEMGLTFGTKGLLPITSKAKDEPVAQVVKPYVVREMEEEASLPRKDTTTCSTDLIEYVQHMIREHGEDYKAMARDEKNYYQDTPKQIKRKVDLYKRCHAEEHAAFVASLRARAQTAS; encoded by the exons ATGGGTAAAAAAGCAAGTAAACGGAACACGTTTAATTACAACGCGGACAGAAAGAAGTTACAAAAGAAGATGATCAACAAGTACAGGCCGAGGATTGAATG CGCTCAGATCCGGAAAGCTTGGGATATCAAGAAATCAGCCAAGCGGAACATGCAGGAAATGGGCCTGACGTTCGGAACCAAAGGATTACTTCCCATCACGAGCAAG GCCAAAGATGAACCTGTGGCTCAAGTCGTGAAACCGTACGTGGTCAGAG AAATGGAAGAAGAGGCCAGTCTGCCGAGAAAGGACACCACGACGTGCTCGACCGATCTCATCGAATATGTTCAGCATATGATCAGGGAACACGGCGAAGACTACAAG GCCATGGCCCGGGACGAGAAGAACTACTATCAAGACACGCCGAAACAAATCAAGAGGAAAGTGGACTTGTACAAGCGCTGTCACGCCGAGGAGCACGCCGCGTTCGTCGCCTCTTTACGAGCGCGAGCACAGACGGCGTCCTGA